The following proteins are encoded in a genomic region of Xanthomonas cassavae CFBP 4642:
- a CDS encoding glycoside hydrolase family 3 protein, which yields MDKLLRRTAAPVARRALSLATAAAVLMLAACQGKDTTTAEAGKTAPAAAAAEASTTIHPDQWPSPTWPFAQDAALEQRITDVMAKMSVEEKVAQTIQGDIASMTPDDVRKYRIGSVLAGGNSDPGGKYDASPAEWLKLADAFYEASMDTSKGGNAIPIIFGIDAVHGQSNIVGATLFPHNIGLGATRNPDLIKKIGEVTAAETRVTGMEWTFAPTVAVPQDDRWGRSYEGYSESPDVVASFAGKMVEGVQGTPGTPQFLDGSHVISSVKHFVGDGGTTDGKDQGDTKVSEATMRDIHAAGYPPAIAAGAQTVMASFNSFNGEKMHGNKVMLTDVLKGRMNFGGFVVGDWNGQGQVKGCTNDNCPASFIAGVDMAMAADSWKGIYDTELAAVKSGQISTERLDDAVRRILRVKLRLGLFEAGKPSKRPLGGKYELLGAPEHRAIARQAVRESLVLLKNQAGILPLDPTKRVLVVGDGANDMGKQSGGWTLNWQGTGTKRSDFPNGNTIWEGLDKQIKAAGGSAELAVDGAYKTKPDVAVVVFGENPYAEFQGDIATLLYKPGDESELALLKKFKADGIPVVAVFLSGRPLWMNQYINASDAFVAAWLPGSEGEGIADVLLRKADGSVQNDFKGKLSFSWPKTAVQFANNVGQKDYDPQFKFGFGLTYADKGDLAALPEDSGVSGEQSVGGVYFVRGKPALGIAMQLSNAGQANMPATTLPVGLSDGSLKMTAVDHKAQEDARRLVWSGAKTASVLLVSGKPVDVSRESNGDVQLQLTVRRDSAVSAPVWLGVGCGDKCSGRVDAQKTLAALPQGQWKVVGIPLKCFAKAGADVTKLTQVASIESGAALDLSVSKVALGALNEAEVTVDCPVK from the coding sequence TTGGACAAGCTGCTTCGCCGTACTGCCGCGCCCGTCGCGCGCCGCGCTCTTTCTCTTGCCACCGCTGCGGCGGTGCTGATGCTGGCGGCCTGCCAAGGCAAGGACACCACCACCGCCGAAGCTGGCAAGACCGCGCCGGCTGCAGCAGCTGCCGAGGCCTCCACCACCATCCATCCGGACCAGTGGCCCTCGCCGACCTGGCCGTTCGCGCAGGACGCGGCGCTGGAGCAGCGCATCACCGATGTGATGGCCAAGATGAGCGTGGAAGAGAAGGTCGCGCAGACCATCCAGGGCGACATCGCCAGCATGACCCCGGACGATGTGCGCAAGTACCGCATCGGCTCGGTGCTGGCCGGCGGCAACTCCGATCCCGGCGGCAAGTACGATGCCAGCCCGGCCGAATGGCTGAAGCTGGCCGACGCGTTCTATGAGGCGTCGATGGATACCTCCAAGGGCGGCAACGCGATTCCGATCATCTTCGGCATCGATGCGGTGCACGGCCAGAGCAACATCGTCGGCGCCACGCTGTTCCCGCACAACATTGGCTTAGGGGCCACGCGCAACCCGGACCTGATCAAGAAAATCGGTGAAGTCACCGCCGCCGAAACCCGGGTCACCGGCATGGAGTGGACCTTTGCGCCCACCGTGGCGGTGCCGCAGGACGACCGCTGGGGCCGCAGCTACGAAGGCTATTCCGAGTCGCCGGACGTGGTGGCCAGCTTCGCCGGCAAGATGGTCGAAGGCGTGCAGGGCACGCCTGGCACGCCGCAGTTCCTGGACGGCAGCCACGTGATCTCCTCGGTGAAGCATTTCGTCGGCGACGGCGGCACCACCGATGGCAAGGACCAGGGCGACACCAAGGTGTCCGAAGCCACCATGCGCGACATCCACGCGGCCGGGTATCCGCCGGCGATCGCGGCCGGCGCGCAGACGGTGATGGCCTCGTTCAACAGCTTCAACGGCGAGAAGATGCATGGCAACAAGGTCATGCTGACCGACGTGCTGAAGGGCCGCATGAACTTCGGCGGCTTCGTGGTCGGCGACTGGAACGGCCAGGGCCAGGTCAAGGGCTGCACCAACGACAACTGCCCGGCCTCGTTCATTGCCGGCGTCGACATGGCGATGGCCGCCGACAGCTGGAAGGGCATCTACGACACCGAACTGGCCGCAGTAAAGTCCGGCCAGATCAGCACCGAGCGCCTGGATGATGCGGTGCGCCGCATCCTGCGCGTCAAGCTGCGCCTGGGCCTGTTCGAAGCCGGCAAACCGTCCAAGCGCCCGCTCGGTGGCAAGTACGAATTGCTGGGCGCGCCGGAGCACCGCGCCATCGCCCGTCAAGCGGTGCGCGAGTCGCTGGTGCTGCTGAAGAACCAGGCCGGCATCCTGCCGCTGGATCCGACCAAGCGCGTGCTGGTGGTCGGCGATGGCGCCAACGACATGGGCAAGCAGTCCGGCGGCTGGACGCTGAACTGGCAGGGCACCGGCACCAAGCGCAGCGACTTCCCCAACGGCAACACCATCTGGGAAGGTCTGGACAAGCAGATCAAGGCCGCCGGCGGCAGCGCCGAGCTGGCTGTAGACGGCGCCTACAAGACCAAGCCGGATGTGGCGGTGGTGGTGTTCGGCGAAAACCCGTATGCCGAATTCCAGGGCGACATCGCCACCCTGTTGTACAAGCCGGGCGACGAGAGCGAGCTGGCACTGCTGAAGAAGTTCAAGGCCGACGGCATCCCGGTGGTGGCGGTATTCCTGAGCGGCCGTCCGCTGTGGATGAATCAGTACATCAATGCCTCCGATGCGTTCGTGGCGGCGTGGTTGCCGGGCTCCGAAGGCGAGGGCATTGCCGATGTGCTGTTGCGCAAGGCCGATGGCAGCGTGCAGAACGACTTCAAGGGCAAGCTCAGCTTCTCCTGGCCCAAGACCGCGGTGCAGTTCGCCAATAACGTGGGCCAGAAGGATTACGACCCGCAGTTCAAGTTTGGCTTTGGCCTGACCTACGCCGACAAGGGCGACCTGGCGGCGCTGCCGGAAGACTCGGGCGTGTCCGGTGAGCAGTCGGTGGGCGGGGTGTACTTCGTGCGCGGCAAGCCGGCGCTCGGCATTGCGATGCAGCTGTCCAACGCGGGCCAGGCCAACATGCCGGCGACCACGCTGCCGGTGGGCCTGTCCGATGGCAGCCTGAAGATGACCGCCGTCGACCACAAGGCGCAGGAAGATGCGCGCCGCCTGGTGTGGTCCGGTGCCAAGACCGCCAGCGTGCTGCTGGTGTCCGGCAAGCCGGTGGATGTATCGCGCGAGAGCAACGGCGATGTGCAGCTGCAGCTGACCGTGCGCCGCGACAGCGCAGTGAGCGCGCCGGTGTGGCTGGGCGTGGGCTGCGGCGACAAGTGCAGCGGACGCGTCGATGCGCAGAAGACCCTGGCCGCACTGCCGCAAGGCCAGTGGAAGGTGGTGGGCATTCCGCTCAAGTGCTTTGCCAAGGCCGGTGCCGACGTGACCAAGCTGACCCAGGTTGCCAGCATCGAAAGCGGCGCAGCACTGGATCTGTCGGTGTCGAAGGTGGCGCTGGGTGCGCTCAACGAAGCCGAAGTCACGGTGGATTGCCCGGTCAAGTAA
- a CDS encoding sodium/sugar symporter, with amino-acid sequence MGLATLDIVIVLVYLTGIFVLAQWVSREKAGHSKSAEDYFLASKSLPWWAIGASLIAANISAEQIIGMAGSGYAIGLAIASYEWMAALTLLIVGKFFLPIFLRNGIYTMPQFLEQRYGKWIRTLMAVFWLMLYVFVNLTSILWLGSIAVSQVTGMDQTLALALIGVFALVYQLYGGLKAVALTDIVQVTLLVLGGLLVAGLTLARIGDGAGVLAGFKHLWSAHPEHFHMILTKDNPFYKDLPGLSVLLGGLWVMNISYWGFNQYIIQRALAAKNIGEAQKGMVFAAFLKLLMPLVIVVPGIAAVVLAPDLAKPDQAYPTMMQLLPTGILGLVFAALVAAIVASLASKINSVATIFTLDFYAKFRPQTEQKQLVRVGRIVAAVSVLIGILTARPLLGNFDQGFQFIQEFTGFFTPGVVVIFMLGLFWKRANEAGALTAAIGSVVLSFALKFAWPELPFMDRIGVVFLAALVLAVMVSLVTAPTQARDLIRTTDVAYGTTLGFKVGAAGVIAILVVLYTVFW; translated from the coding sequence GTGGGTTTGGCGACGTTGGATATCGTGATTGTGCTGGTCTACCTGACCGGCATCTTCGTGCTCGCGCAGTGGGTGTCGCGCGAGAAGGCAGGCCACAGCAAGAGCGCCGAGGATTACTTCCTGGCCAGCAAGTCGTTGCCGTGGTGGGCGATCGGCGCATCGCTGATCGCGGCGAATATTTCTGCCGAGCAGATCATCGGCATGGCCGGTTCCGGCTATGCGATCGGGCTGGCGATTGCGTCCTATGAATGGATGGCGGCATTGACGCTGCTGATCGTCGGCAAGTTCTTCCTGCCGATCTTCCTGCGCAACGGCATCTACACCATGCCGCAGTTCTTGGAGCAGCGCTACGGCAAGTGGATCCGCACGCTGATGGCGGTGTTCTGGCTGATGCTGTACGTGTTCGTCAATCTCACCTCGATCCTGTGGCTGGGATCGATCGCGGTCAGCCAGGTCACCGGCATGGACCAGACCCTGGCGCTGGCGTTGATCGGCGTGTTCGCGCTGGTCTACCAGCTGTACGGCGGGCTGAAGGCGGTGGCGCTGACCGACATCGTGCAGGTCACCCTGCTGGTGCTGGGTGGGCTGCTGGTGGCCGGGTTGACCCTGGCGCGCATCGGCGATGGCGCCGGCGTGCTGGCCGGCTTCAAGCATCTGTGGAGCGCGCACCCCGAGCATTTCCACATGATCCTGACCAAGGACAACCCGTTCTACAAGGATCTGCCGGGCCTGAGCGTGCTGTTGGGCGGGCTGTGGGTGATGAACATCAGTTACTGGGGTTTCAACCAGTACATCATCCAGCGTGCGCTGGCGGCCAAGAACATCGGCGAGGCGCAGAAAGGCATGGTGTTTGCGGCGTTCCTGAAGTTGCTGATGCCGCTGGTGATCGTGGTGCCGGGCATTGCCGCGGTGGTGCTGGCGCCGGATCTGGCCAAGCCCGATCAGGCCTATCCGACCATGATGCAGCTGCTGCCGACCGGCATCCTGGGACTGGTGTTCGCGGCCCTGGTGGCGGCGATCGTGGCCTCGCTCGCATCCAAGATCAACTCGGTGGCGACGATCTTCACCCTGGACTTCTACGCCAAGTTCCGCCCGCAGACCGAACAGAAGCAGCTGGTGCGCGTGGGCCGTATCGTGGCGGCAGTGTCGGTGCTGATCGGCATCCTCACCGCGCGGCCACTGCTGGGCAACTTCGATCAGGGGTTCCAGTTCATCCAGGAATTCACCGGCTTCTTTACCCCGGGCGTGGTGGTGATCTTCATGCTCGGCCTGTTCTGGAAGCGCGCCAACGAAGCCGGCGCACTGACCGCGGCGATCGGCTCGGTGGTGCTGTCGTTCGCGCTCAAGTTCGCGTGGCCGGAGCTGCCGTTCATGGACCGCATCGGCGTGGTGTTCCTGGCCGCGCTGGTGCTGGCGGTGATGGTGTCGCTGGTGACTGCACCCACCCAGGCACGCGACCTGATTCGTACCACCGATGTGGCCTACGGCACCACGCTGGGCTTCAAGGTGGGCGCTGCCGGCGTGATCGCGATCCTGGTCGTGCTGTACACGGTGTTCTGGTAA
- a CDS encoding XVIPCD domain-containing protein gives MTFVLGHEIQHGFNDVAKDRATQAFMQSIAAQARVQGPVHDYTDELRAYIQAGRDDEAKAEIAGWNALLSREQQSAPNANLRHMLFTTKNDRVLDFVEPDRNAATPRAHARPGLTFNQDGSLSQTPANIAAMGQHYFDRPSALHAQPNQRPVHLGEHKPTPTADYTNFYGTWALEQIIAVEDQAKVRYQGAKPQIAIDMAALGLKEDLIEMEGLDLGANKASRPYLDTGQTPAALGHFHHTQDGTRGHDHQYVPVAPAAPPPATHSVSGQAVLRHQDPLVERFYAALQAGDEQGARTASMAYATPERWQQTLAAAEERVLARQQQLPGRDNPLFDQALTQLERLGPQAGGYRDRVQMEQVAGAVAYQAGLHQLPRIDALTPSQHGGALLATSGNPNLPAFIDRVSIDTTQAATQPLEQSLQQLVAETRRQQDQAMFQAQQQMQTQQQGFSY, from the coding sequence ATGACCTTCGTGCTGGGCCACGAGATCCAGCATGGCTTCAACGATGTCGCCAAGGACCGGGCAACGCAGGCGTTCATGCAGAGCATCGCGGCGCAGGCCCGGGTGCAGGGGCCCGTACACGACTACACCGACGAATTGCGTGCCTACATTCAGGCCGGCCGCGACGATGAGGCCAAAGCAGAGATAGCGGGTTGGAATGCGTTGCTGAGCCGGGAGCAACAAAGTGCCCCCAACGCTAACTTGCGTCATATGTTGTTTACTACCAAGAACGACAGAGTTCTGGATTTCGTGGAGCCAGACCGCAATGCTGCTACTCCGCGGGCACACGCCAGACCCGGCCTCACCTTCAACCAAGACGGCAGTCTCTCGCAGACCCCGGCCAATATTGCCGCCATGGGGCAGCATTACTTCGACCGCCCCTCTGCGCTCCATGCCCAGCCCAATCAACGCCCGGTGCATCTGGGCGAGCACAAACCGACCCCCACCGCCGACTACACCAATTTCTACGGCACCTGGGCGCTGGAACAGATCATCGCCGTCGAGGACCAAGCCAAGGTGCGCTACCAGGGCGCCAAGCCGCAGATCGCCATCGATATGGCGGCTCTGGGCCTGAAGGAGGACCTGATCGAAATGGAAGGTCTGGACCTTGGTGCGAACAAGGCGTCGCGTCCCTATCTGGATACCGGCCAGACACCGGCCGCGCTGGGCCATTTCCACCACACCCAGGACGGCACCCGGGGGCACGACCATCAGTACGTGCCGGTCGCTCCGGCAGCCCCGCCGCCAGCCACGCACTCGGTCTCGGGGCAAGCGGTCTTGCGCCACCAGGATCCGTTGGTCGAACGCTTCTACGCTGCCCTGCAAGCCGGCGACGAACAGGGCGCGCGGACGGCGTCGATGGCCTATGCCACCCCCGAGCGCTGGCAGCAGACACTTGCCGCCGCAGAGGAGCGGGTGCTGGCCAGACAACAGCAATTGCCTGGCCGGGACAATCCGCTCTTCGATCAGGCATTGACCCAGCTGGAGCGGCTGGGGCCGCAGGCCGGCGGCTATCGGGATCGGGTGCAGATGGAGCAGGTTGCCGGGGCTGTCGCCTATCAGGCCGGGCTGCACCAGCTGCCCCGCATCGATGCGCTGACACCGAGCCAGCATGGTGGTGCGCTGCTGGCGACATCGGGCAACCCGAACCTACCTGCGTTCATCGACCGCGTCAGTATCGATACGACGCAGGCCGCCACGCAGCCGCTGGAGCAGAGCCTGCAGCAGCTGGTTGCGGAAACGCGGCGGCAGCAGGATCAGGCGATGTTCCAGGCGCAGCAACAGATGCAGACGCAGCAGCAAGGGTTTTCCTACTGA
- a CDS encoding putative bifunctional diguanylate cyclase/phosphodiesterase, with the protein MRSVPAPVSQPSPMSEESTRLAVLHGLCLLDSPPDPVFDTIAAMATRALGAEIALVSLVDEHRQWFKARVGLQASETPRDQAFCAHAIRSDEVMVVADAQLDPRFCDNPLVLGPPFIRFYAGAPLQLRDGHRIGTLCVIGTSPREGLDAEALTQLEGLRDLAVLRVENLRSTTYRDGATGLPNRSRFGEDLDTWLAQRETVPATTAVAIDVCGSDYFRDMVKALGWDYADGYVALAQRRLTAYLPAGTLLYRLDPTTFGFLTPAENQRLSSLCTKLSKAFTEPLDHQGIPHTAVASIGAVSLHTSYGAADTIRSLTTAVDVSRERGLAWSMYERKYDVAQRNTFRLLAALPAALDSASQLRLHYQPRVDLHDHRCVAVEALLRWQHPMIGPVMPSDFVPMAEKTALINRITAWVIDRGIAQAARWQQQGLDFNLALNVSAADLDRPGFALLLRRGLERHKLDPRRLEIEFTESAMIRHPDQLAEQLAAVAALGVHIAIDDFGTGYSNFSYLKQLPASSLKIDQSFIRSLPDNRTDRTLVPAMIQLGHSLGQRVVAEGIESAEAYAQLRAWGCDEGQGYWIAKPMPAAALETWLQTPWQAQFAAPVTLLAAHMPAARV; encoded by the coding sequence ATGCGATCCGTGCCCGCCCCTGTTAGCCAGCCATCCCCCATGTCCGAAGAATCCACCCGTCTGGCCGTCCTGCATGGCCTCTGCCTGCTGGATTCGCCGCCGGATCCGGTGTTCGACACCATCGCCGCGATGGCCACGCGCGCCCTCGGTGCGGAGATCGCGCTGGTATCGCTGGTGGACGAACACCGTCAGTGGTTCAAGGCGCGCGTTGGCCTGCAGGCGTCCGAGACACCGCGCGATCAGGCGTTCTGCGCGCACGCGATCCGCTCGGACGAGGTGATGGTGGTGGCAGATGCGCAACTGGATCCGCGCTTTTGCGACAACCCGCTGGTGCTGGGCCCTCCCTTCATCCGTTTCTATGCGGGCGCGCCCCTGCAGCTGCGCGACGGGCACCGCATCGGCACGCTGTGCGTGATCGGCACCAGCCCGCGCGAGGGTCTGGATGCCGAGGCGCTGACGCAACTGGAAGGCCTGCGCGACCTGGCCGTGCTGCGTGTGGAAAACCTGCGCAGCACCACGTATCGCGATGGCGCCACCGGCCTGCCCAACCGCTCGCGCTTTGGCGAAGACCTGGATACCTGGCTGGCGCAGCGCGAGACCGTGCCGGCCACCACCGCGGTGGCCATCGATGTCTGCGGCAGCGATTACTTCCGCGACATGGTCAAGGCACTGGGCTGGGACTACGCCGATGGATACGTGGCGCTGGCGCAGCGTCGCCTGACCGCCTATCTGCCCGCTGGCACCCTGCTCTACCGGCTGGACCCGACCACCTTCGGCTTTCTGACTCCGGCCGAAAACCAGCGCCTGTCCAGCCTGTGCACCAAGCTGTCCAAGGCGTTTACCGAACCGCTGGATCACCAGGGCATCCCGCACACCGCGGTGGCCTCGATCGGCGCAGTCTCGCTGCACACCAGTTATGGCGCGGCCGACACCATTCGCTCGCTCACCACTGCAGTGGATGTCTCACGCGAGCGCGGCCTGGCGTGGAGCATGTACGAGCGCAAGTACGACGTGGCCCAGCGCAATACCTTCCGCCTGCTCGCCGCGCTGCCGGCCGCGCTGGACAGCGCCAGCCAGCTGCGCCTGCACTACCAGCCACGCGTGGATCTGCACGACCATCGCTGCGTGGCGGTGGAAGCGCTGCTGCGCTGGCAGCACCCGATGATCGGCCCGGTGATGCCGTCGGACTTCGTGCCGATGGCCGAGAAGACCGCGCTGATCAACCGCATCACCGCCTGGGTCATCGACCGCGGCATCGCCCAGGCCGCGCGCTGGCAGCAACAGGGCCTGGACTTCAATCTGGCCTTGAACGTGTCGGCCGCCGACCTGGACCGCCCCGGCTTTGCGTTGCTGCTGCGACGCGGGCTGGAACGCCACAAGCTGGATCCACGCCGGCTGGAAATCGAATTCACCGAAAGCGCGATGATCCGCCACCCCGACCAGCTGGCCGAACAGCTCGCGGCAGTGGCCGCACTGGGCGTGCACATCGCCATCGACGATTTCGGCACCGGCTACAGCAATTTCAGCTACCTCAAACAGCTGCCGGCCAGCTCGTTGAAGATCGATCAATCCTTCATTCGTTCGCTGCCGGACAACCGCACCGACCGCACCCTGGTGCCGGCGATGATCCAGCTCGGTCACAGCCTGGGCCAGCGCGTGGTGGCCGAAGGCATCGAATCGGCCGAGGCCTATGCACAGCTGCGCGCCTGGGGCTGCGACGAAGGCCAGGGCTACTGGATCGCAAAACCCATGCCGGCCGCGGCGCTGGAAACCTGGTTGCAGACACCCTGGCAGGCGCAGTTCGCCGCGCCGGTCACGCTGCTTGCGGCACACATGCCGGCGGCGCGGGTCTAA
- a CDS encoding glycoside hydrolase family 5 protein, producing MKIFTSLAQRAVLLIAGLALTSVAHAGLSVSGTQLRETNGNTLVLRGINLPHAWFADRTDAALAQIAATGAKSVRVVLGSGHRWSRTPEAEVARIIARCKSLGLIAVLEVHDTTGYGEDGAAGTLAHAASYWTSVRGALVGQEDYVIINIGNEPFGNRLSASEWVTGHARAIATLRNAGLTHALMVDAPNWGQDWQFYMRDNATALLALDSRRNLVFSVHMYEVFGSDAPVDSYLRAFRSNGLALVVGEFGADHRGAQVDEAAIMRRAHEYGVGYMGWSWSGNDSSIQSLDIVSGWDPTRLSSWGRTLIDGADGIRATSRRASIFGPRRR from the coding sequence ATGAAGATCTTCACGTCCCTGGCGCAGCGCGCCGTGCTGCTGATTGCCGGCCTGGCGCTGACATCGGTGGCGCATGCCGGTCTATCCGTCTCCGGCACGCAATTACGCGAGACCAATGGCAACACCCTGGTTTTGCGTGGCATCAACCTGCCGCACGCGTGGTTTGCCGATCGCACCGATGCCGCACTGGCGCAGATCGCCGCCACCGGTGCCAAGAGCGTGCGCGTCGTGCTCGGTTCCGGCCATCGCTGGAGCCGCACCCCGGAAGCGGAGGTGGCGCGCATCATCGCGCGCTGCAAGAGCCTGGGCCTGATCGCGGTGCTGGAAGTGCACGACACCACCGGTTACGGCGAAGACGGCGCGGCCGGCACCCTGGCCCATGCCGCCAGCTACTGGACCAGCGTGCGCGGCGCGCTGGTGGGGCAGGAGGACTACGTCATCATCAATATCGGCAACGAGCCGTTCGGCAATCGTCTCAGTGCCAGCGAATGGGTCACCGGCCACGCGCGCGCGATCGCCACGTTGCGTAACGCCGGCCTGACCCACGCGCTGATGGTGGACGCGCCCAACTGGGGCCAGGACTGGCAGTTCTACATGCGCGACAATGCTACCGCGCTGCTGGCGCTGGATAGCCGCCGCAATCTGGTCTTCAGCGTGCACATGTACGAAGTGTTCGGCAGCGATGCGCCGGTGGACAGCTATCTGCGCGCGTTCCGCAGCAATGGCCTGGCGCTGGTGGTGGGCGAGTTCGGTGCCGACCATCGCGGCGCACAGGTGGACGAGGCGGCGATCATGCGGCGCGCGCACGAATACGGGGTTGGTTACATGGGCTGGTCGTGGTCGGGCAACGACAGCAGTATCCAGTCGCTGGATATCGTATCGGGCTGGGATCCGACCCGCCTGAGCAGCTGGGGGCGCACCTTGATCGACGGCGCCGACGGCATCCGCGCCACCTCGCGCAGGGCCAGCATCTTTGGTCCGAGGCGTCGCTAG
- a CDS encoding response regulator transcription factor encodes MTSPPIRTGLLVDDDTLYLRTLQRSLARRGVETLTATDVASALSTARSALPDFALIDLKLGHDSGLSLIQPLREIRADMRILLVTGYASIATAVEAIKLGADDYLPKPANIPTIMRALGEEDDDLPEPDEEETAQEMMTPLSRLQWEHIQQALHETGGNVSAAARLLGMHRRSLQRKLTKRPSPAPLREPGR; translated from the coding sequence ATGACCAGCCCCCCGATCCGCACCGGCCTGTTGGTCGACGACGACACCTTGTACCTGCGCACGCTGCAGCGCAGCCTGGCACGGCGTGGCGTGGAAACGCTGACCGCCACCGATGTCGCCAGCGCGCTGTCCACCGCGCGCAGTGCGTTGCCGGATTTCGCCCTGATCGATCTCAAGCTCGGCCACGATTCCGGCCTGAGCCTGATCCAGCCACTGCGCGAGATCCGCGCCGACATGCGCATCCTGCTGGTGACCGGCTATGCCAGCATCGCCACCGCCGTGGAAGCCATCAAGCTCGGCGCCGACGACTACCTGCCCAAGCCGGCCAATATTCCCACCATCATGCGGGCGCTGGGCGAAGAAGACGACGACCTGCCCGAGCCGGACGAAGAAGAAACCGCGCAGGAAATGATGACCCCGCTCAGCCGCCTGCAGTGGGAACACATCCAACAGGCGCTGCACGAGACCGGCGGGAATGTCTCCGCGGCCGCGCGCCTGCTCGGCATGCACCGCCGCTCGCTGCAGCGCAAGCTGACCAAGCGCCCCAGCCCGGCCCCCCTGCGCGAACCCGGCCGCTGA
- a CDS encoding ATP-binding protein produces the protein MNSSDASFLRTLCSLRWLATAGQAATILVATGLMGLHLPQQPLWAGVAALAVFNLYAQLRVAHRGAVSPATEFGHILVDVTVLTWMVGWSGGIANPFGSLFLVLIALAALALPLGWAMAVAASCVAGYVISAAFGLPLPYGSFDPLSLHMWGMAANFLLSTVVVLAFATRLALSMREREREISTLRERFARNEGIVALATHAASVAHELNTPLATMTLLVDDIADQCDQVELREDLDTLRELLVQCHERVLALAAPADNGHLSREVAVKDVLEQWRLVRPTIELRRNEDAPMRLMLQPGVSHLLMVLLNNAADAGERAGRPQIDLTLRVEDDHLSGEVRDYGPGFDTAQAMLPGTLFNSGKHDGMGVGLALSHATVERLQGELWMLPAEGSGARVGFRLPLSEHEALA, from the coding sequence ATGAACAGCTCCGACGCCTCCTTCCTGCGGACCCTGTGCAGCCTGCGCTGGCTGGCCACGGCCGGCCAGGCCGCCACCATCCTGGTCGCCACCGGCCTGATGGGCCTGCACCTGCCGCAGCAACCGCTGTGGGCCGGCGTGGCCGCGCTGGCGGTGTTCAACCTGTATGCGCAGCTGCGTGTGGCCCATCGCGGCGCGGTGAGCCCGGCCACCGAATTCGGACACATCCTGGTCGATGTCACCGTGCTGACCTGGATGGTGGGCTGGAGCGGCGGCATCGCCAATCCGTTCGGCTCGCTGTTTCTGGTATTGATCGCGCTCGCCGCGCTGGCCCTGCCGCTGGGCTGGGCGATGGCGGTGGCGGCGTCGTGCGTGGCCGGCTACGTGATCAGCGCGGCATTTGGCCTGCCGCTGCCGTACGGCAGCTTCGACCCGCTGAGCCTGCACATGTGGGGCATGGCGGCCAACTTCCTGCTGTCCACCGTGGTGGTGCTGGCGTTCGCCACGCGGCTGGCCTTGTCGATGCGCGAACGCGAACGCGAAATCTCCACCCTGCGCGAACGCTTCGCCCGCAACGAGGGCATCGTGGCGCTGGCCACGCATGCAGCCTCGGTGGCGCACGAACTCAACACCCCGCTGGCCACGATGACGCTGCTGGTGGACGACATCGCCGACCAGTGCGACCAGGTGGAACTGCGCGAGGATCTGGACACTTTGCGCGAGCTGCTGGTGCAGTGCCATGAGCGCGTGCTGGCGCTGGCCGCACCGGCCGACAACGGCCACCTGAGCCGCGAGGTCGCGGTCAAGGACGTGCTGGAACAATGGCGACTGGTGCGCCCCACCATCGAGCTGCGCCGCAACGAGGACGCACCGATGCGGCTGATGCTGCAGCCCGGCGTCAGCCACCTGTTGATGGTGCTGCTCAACAATGCCGCCGATGCCGGCGAGCGCGCCGGCCGCCCGCAGATCGACCTCACGCTTCGAGTGGAAGACGATCACCTCAGCGGCGAGGTACGCGATTACGGCCCCGGCTTCGACACTGCGCAAGCCATGCTGCCGGGCACCTTGTTCAACAGCGGCAAACACGACGGCATGGGCGTGGGCCTGGCCTTGTCGCATGCCACCGTCGAACGCCTGCAGGGCGAGCTATGGATGCTGCCCGCCGAAGGCAGCGGCGCCCGCGTCGGGTTCCGCCTGCCGCTTTCCGAACACGAGGCCCTGGCATGA